A genomic stretch from Marinimicrobium sp. C6131 includes:
- a CDS encoding heavy metal translocating P-type ATPase, which produces MAHHHSNTGGTLTDPVCGMAVTATSSHKAEFRGEVYSFCSASCREKFVAGPTDYLEKPITPVVHNTPNETKSNVEYSCPMHPEIRQPGPGTCPKCGMALEPIMPSAETEQNPELADFRRRFWYTLPLTVLVTLIAMSGGAFDNLLGGARPWVELLLATPVVLWSGWPFFVRWLHSIRLRAPNMWTLIGTGTGAAYVYSVVAVLAPDIFPTSFREAGHVAVYFEAAAVIISLTLLGQVLELKARSETGAAIRALLGLAPKTARRLRDDGTEEDVPLTHVHPGDRLRIRPGEKVPVDGVVLEGESAIDESMLTGEPMPVSKRTGDAVIGASLNTSGALIMRAEKVGSATVLSQIVQMVANAQRSRAPMQRMADVVAGYFVLVVIAVSLATFILWGMFGPEPSWAFGLINAVAVLIIACPCALGLATPMSVMVATGNAATRGVLFKDAAAIEQLCKVDTLIVDKTGTLTQGKPAFLSAAAAPGSSSDEVLRLAASLDQGSEHPLAHAIVAEAHNRKLTLSTVNDFESSSGIGVRGHVDGQSLALGNTALMDELQIDWRGMSDKAEALRTQGASVMYLSAGPQLVGLLAVADPIKTSTPEAITQLRTQGLHIVMATGDGLTTAQAVAQTLGIDEVHGEVRPEDKDKLVAQLQANGRKVAMAGDGINDAPALARADVGIAMGTGTDVAMSTAQLTLVKGDLRGIAVARGISLDTVRNMRQNLMFAFLYNALGVPIAAGVLYPVTGWLLSPLIAALAMSLSSVSVVGNALRLRQRKITGADQ; this is translated from the coding sequence ATGGCGCATCATCATTCAAACACCGGCGGTACACTGACCGATCCTGTATGCGGTATGGCTGTGACTGCCACGTCATCTCACAAGGCTGAATTTCGAGGCGAGGTATATTCTTTTTGCAGTGCCTCTTGCCGGGAAAAGTTCGTCGCCGGCCCCACGGATTACCTCGAAAAGCCGATAACACCAGTCGTTCACAACACGCCGAACGAAACGAAGAGCAACGTCGAATACAGCTGCCCGATGCATCCGGAGATTCGGCAACCGGGGCCGGGTACATGTCCCAAGTGCGGTATGGCGCTGGAACCGATCATGCCCAGTGCGGAAACCGAACAAAATCCCGAGTTGGCGGACTTCCGTCGCCGATTCTGGTACACCTTGCCATTGACTGTGCTGGTTACTCTCATTGCCATGTCGGGCGGCGCCTTCGACAACTTGCTGGGTGGCGCTCGTCCATGGGTAGAGCTGCTGCTGGCGACGCCAGTGGTACTGTGGTCAGGGTGGCCTTTCTTTGTGAGATGGCTGCACTCCATCCGCTTGCGCGCACCGAATATGTGGACGCTCATTGGTACCGGTACTGGTGCGGCTTATGTGTACAGCGTAGTTGCTGTGCTCGCCCCGGATATTTTCCCCACGTCCTTTCGTGAGGCCGGCCATGTGGCCGTATATTTTGAGGCGGCGGCGGTCATCATTTCATTGACCCTGCTGGGTCAGGTGCTGGAACTGAAAGCCCGCTCCGAAACCGGTGCGGCAATTCGGGCGCTGCTGGGACTGGCGCCCAAGACGGCGCGACGTTTACGGGATGACGGGACGGAAGAAGATGTTCCGCTGACCCATGTGCATCCGGGCGATCGCCTGCGTATTCGCCCTGGTGAAAAAGTGCCGGTCGATGGTGTGGTGCTGGAAGGTGAGAGTGCCATTGATGAATCCATGTTGACTGGTGAGCCCATGCCGGTCAGCAAGCGTACCGGCGATGCGGTCATCGGCGCATCACTCAATACCAGCGGCGCCCTGATCATGCGCGCGGAAAAAGTCGGATCGGCCACGGTGCTTTCTCAGATCGTACAGATGGTGGCTAATGCTCAGCGATCTCGAGCACCAATGCAGCGTATGGCTGATGTGGTCGCCGGTTATTTTGTATTGGTGGTTATCGCGGTCTCACTGGCCACTTTCATTCTGTGGGGGATGTTTGGCCCCGAACCCAGCTGGGCCTTTGGCCTAATCAACGCAGTGGCGGTATTAATTATTGCTTGCCCTTGTGCACTGGGCCTGGCAACACCCATGTCAGTGATGGTGGCTACCGGTAACGCAGCAACCCGGGGTGTCCTTTTCAAAGACGCTGCGGCGATTGAACAGCTGTGTAAGGTCGATACCTTGATCGTCGATAAAACAGGAACACTGACTCAGGGCAAGCCAGCGTTCCTGTCTGCAGCGGCAGCACCCGGCAGCAGCTCAGACGAGGTGCTGCGTTTGGCCGCCAGTCTCGACCAGGGGAGCGAGCATCCGCTCGCTCACGCCATTGTGGCTGAGGCACACAATCGGAAATTGACCTTGAGCACTGTCAATGACTTCGAATCCAGTTCCGGTATTGGTGTGCGCGGACATGTGGATGGGCAGTCTCTCGCGCTGGGTAATACTGCACTGATGGATGAGCTGCAAATCGACTGGCGCGGCATGTCTGATAAAGCAGAGGCGCTGCGAACCCAAGGCGCCAGTGTGATGTACCTTTCGGCTGGTCCGCAATTGGTAGGCTTGCTGGCGGTCGCCGATCCCATCAAGACATCCACCCCTGAAGCCATCACGCAACTGCGCACTCAAGGCCTGCATATCGTTATGGCCACCGGTGATGGTCTCACCACTGCCCAGGCAGTAGCGCAAACGCTTGGTATCGACGAGGTACACGGCGAGGTACGTCCAGAAGACAAGGACAAACTGGTGGCACAGTTGCAGGCTAATGGACGCAAGGTGGCCATGGCCGGTGACGGCATCAACGACGCACCCGCCTTGGCCCGCGCCGATGTCGGCATTGCTATGGGTACGGGGACGGATGTGGCGATGAGCACGGCGCAACTGACCCTGGTCAAGGGTGATCTACGCGGTATCGCCGTGGCGCGTGGGATTTCGTTGGACACCGTTCGAAATATGCGCCAGAACCTGATGTTCGCTTTTCTTTACAACGCTTTGGGTGTGCCTATAGCCGCCGGTGTGCTGTATCCGGTAACCGGCTGGCTATTGTCGCCGCTGATTGCCGCACTGGCCATGAGCCTGAGCTCCGTGTCGGTGGTGGGTAACGCGCTACGTCTGCGGCAGCGAAAAATCACCGGAGCTGATCAATGA
- a CDS encoding methyltransferase family protein → MHGESAYGLWSLVLINSAIFIFFAFSFVKPQSQLDWRSLGAFSAFIVALFTEMYGFPLSINFLSGWLAEKYPGVDFLSHDNGHLLHTLLGLDGNPHFDPLHLASNILIVLGFFMLASAWSVLHKAQQNRQLANSGWYARCRHPQYLAFIVIMFGFLLQWPTIPTLIMFPVLLVVYVRLAKREEQRALEEFGEHYRDYQGRVPAWLPSLKPQLLKEGL, encoded by the coding sequence ATGCACGGTGAATCTGCATACGGCCTTTGGAGCCTCGTTCTGATCAACTCCGCCATTTTTATTTTTTTCGCCTTCAGCTTCGTCAAACCTCAAAGCCAGCTGGATTGGCGGAGTCTCGGCGCGTTTTCTGCCTTTATCGTGGCCTTGTTTACTGAAATGTACGGGTTTCCGTTAAGCATCAATTTTCTCTCCGGTTGGCTGGCGGAAAAGTACCCCGGCGTGGACTTCCTATCACACGACAACGGCCACTTGCTGCATACGCTCCTTGGACTGGACGGTAATCCGCACTTTGATCCCCTGCATCTGGCGAGCAATATCCTGATTGTTCTGGGATTCTTTATGCTGGCGTCCGCCTGGAGTGTATTGCACAAGGCACAGCAAAACCGCCAATTGGCGAACAGCGGTTGGTATGCCCGCTGCCGACACCCGCAGTACCTTGCGTTCATCGTGATCATGTTTGGTTTTTTACTTCAATGGCCTACGATCCCGACGCTGATCATGTTCCCCGTATTGCTTGTGGTCTATGTCCGCCTTGCCAAACGTGAGGAACAACGCGCGCTGGAAGAGTTTGGGGAACACTATCGCGATTATCAGGGACGCGTGCCAGCCTGGCTGCCGAGCCTGAAACCTCAACTTCTCAAGGAAGGGTTATGA
- a CDS encoding DUF411 domain-containing protein, whose amino-acid sequence MSLLRVAGSLMGLFFLVFLTGCDTSDPTSAPSSPDRGGLEITASTETTFLTVYKSPTCGCCKEWISHIERAGFTTETRHPANLERFKDQHGIATNLRSCHTAVSPGGYVFEGHIPARYIQQFLDNPPADAIGLSVPGMPVGSPGMEVGDKFIPYQVLLLKHDGSTEVFARVEQQTHQYQEGTL is encoded by the coding sequence ATGTCATTACTACGCGTAGCTGGCTCACTCATGGGCCTGTTTTTTCTGGTATTCCTAACTGGCTGTGACACTTCAGATCCGACGAGTGCGCCTTCCTCCCCAGATAGAGGGGGTCTGGAGATTACCGCCAGCACGGAAACTACATTTCTGACGGTCTATAAAAGCCCAACCTGTGGGTGTTGCAAGGAGTGGATCAGTCACATAGAAAGAGCGGGCTTTACCACTGAAACACGTCATCCGGCGAATCTTGAACGCTTTAAGGATCAGCACGGCATCGCGACCAATTTGCGTTCCTGCCACACGGCCGTCTCCCCAGGGGGCTACGTGTTTGAAGGCCATATTCCGGCCCGCTACATCCAACAGTTTCTGGATAATCCTCCTGCCGATGCAATTGGCCTGAGCGTGCCCGGCATGCCGGTGGGCAGCCCCGGGATGGAAGTGGGCGATAAGTTCATACCGTATCAGGTGTTGTTATTGAAGCACGATGGCAGCACCGAGGTATTCGCTCGTGTGGAACAGCAGACACACCAATATCAAGAAGGAACACTATGA
- a CDS encoding 2Fe-2S iron-sulfur cluster-binding protein — protein sequence MAHCKKHTSYWEVSSSLKLNRWLPLAAFQRFSELLQRATIYLIVATVFLSGPIQAQVSPEDHQAHHPDVAAPPPQFTPASPVVGKSTGMMEGMGEMMRQMGVPPPKEIYPSLMTLSDLPPEKRAEVEAAAHERMASGTALMTDGLTRLADSASSNDYELMQQAVSLLHEGMARFESGLAAHQVLVGTDDPQAVALDWFRREMELPVPNPPVANTGVMGMTWFHFWIMLSSAALIASFFWLYILKMRRASQLLSSLAAPARQPSPLQAPMPPPIQFPGSAETTASGRPWSGQLRISRIFQETGDVKTFRLVNPVGGMLPFDYLPGQFITVTVPHGEATVRRGYTIASSPTQRDYIEITVKHAPEGVVSGYLHSEIHEGSLLDLSGPAGSFVFTGRECKCIVLIAGGVGITPLMSVLRYLLDRSWEGDIFLVYGCRAPEDIIFREELEYLRRRHTNLQVVITVSQSGAEKWAGPQGRITKELLAESIPDLPSRYIHICGPVPMMEATKQILSELGIPKDRIKTEAFGPALGKQERLPSADQKTAGPSSPKPGLPTVTFTDSDRAGPLPPDKVVLDVAEELGVDIDYSCRAGICGVCRVELLAGEVSMDVEDGLEPGDKEKNLILACQAKANCDISVKA from the coding sequence ATGGCTCATTGCAAAAAACATACGTCATATTGGGAAGTATCCAGCTCTCTAAAACTGAATAGGTGGTTACCTTTGGCCGCTTTCCAACGCTTTTCCGAACTATTACAGCGGGCAACGATATACCTGATCGTAGCAACTGTTTTTTTGTCCGGCCCCATTCAGGCTCAGGTCTCCCCGGAGGATCATCAAGCTCATCACCCAGACGTAGCGGCCCCACCACCACAATTCACACCAGCTTCTCCGGTTGTCGGAAAAAGTACCGGCATGATGGAAGGCATGGGAGAGATGATGCGCCAAATGGGTGTACCTCCCCCGAAAGAGATTTACCCATCACTCATGACGTTGTCTGATCTTCCGCCCGAAAAACGGGCGGAGGTGGAAGCCGCTGCCCATGAACGTATGGCCAGTGGCACGGCACTGATGACCGACGGGCTCACCCGCCTCGCCGATTCTGCATCCTCCAATGATTATGAACTGATGCAGCAGGCCGTGAGCCTGCTGCATGAAGGTATGGCACGATTCGAGAGTGGGTTGGCGGCTCATCAGGTGTTGGTCGGCACCGACGATCCGCAGGCCGTTGCTCTCGACTGGTTCCGACGCGAAATGGAACTGCCTGTGCCAAACCCGCCTGTTGCAAACACGGGGGTCATGGGTATGACCTGGTTCCATTTCTGGATCATGCTCAGCTCGGCGGCACTCATCGCCAGTTTCTTTTGGTTGTACATACTCAAGATGCGCCGGGCCTCGCAGCTCCTGAGCAGTTTAGCGGCGCCAGCGCGGCAGCCTTCACCTCTGCAGGCCCCAATGCCGCCGCCAATCCAATTCCCAGGATCTGCCGAGACTACCGCGTCTGGACGACCCTGGTCGGGGCAGCTGCGCATCAGTCGTATTTTCCAGGAGACCGGCGACGTCAAAACGTTCCGGCTCGTGAATCCGGTCGGAGGGATGCTGCCCTTCGATTACCTGCCCGGGCAATTCATCACAGTCACAGTGCCACACGGTGAAGCAACTGTTCGCCGTGGCTATACGATCGCCTCTTCGCCGACACAACGGGATTACATCGAAATCACTGTCAAACATGCGCCTGAGGGTGTGGTGTCCGGTTATCTCCATTCCGAGATCCACGAAGGTAGCTTGCTGGATCTCTCGGGACCGGCCGGTTCGTTTGTTTTCACAGGCCGGGAATGCAAATGCATTGTTCTGATTGCCGGAGGTGTTGGCATCACGCCACTTATGAGTGTATTGCGCTATCTTCTGGATCGTAGTTGGGAAGGTGACATTTTCCTGGTTTATGGTTGCCGTGCACCAGAGGACATCATTTTTCGAGAAGAACTGGAGTATTTGAGGCGCCGTCACACCAATCTTCAGGTGGTCATTACAGTATCGCAAAGCGGGGCGGAAAAATGGGCTGGCCCTCAGGGGCGCATCACCAAAGAGTTGCTGGCCGAGTCAATCCCGGATTTGCCGTCACGCTATATCCATATTTGCGGTCCTGTCCCAATGATGGAGGCGACGAAGCAGATTCTCTCAGAACTTGGCATACCTAAAGACCGCATTAAAACAGAGGCATTCGGTCCAGCTCTTGGCAAACAGGAACGCTTGCCGAGCGCTGATCAGAAGACCGCAGGCCCCAGTTCTCCCAAGCCTGGGCTTCCCACGGTTACCTTCACGGATTCGGACAGAGCGGGACCCCTTCCTCCTGATAAAGTTGTGCTCGATGTGGCTGAAGAATTGGGCGTGGACATCGATTACTCCTGCCGCGCCGGCATATGTGGGGTTTGCCGGGTAGAGCTACTTGCTGGTGAAGTTAGCATGGACGTTGAAGACGGCCTGGAGCCGGGGGATAAGGAAAAAAACCTAATATTGGCCTGCCAAGCCAAAGCCAATTGCGACATTTCGGTAAAGGCATGA
- a CDS encoding cytochrome C — MKLWPHFLVALVVMGALSMWVYYGGAHPGGKASGLLDKITWQRMANPGPLTGGHAFLEHDCAACHTSVKGVEANNCIVCHANNKALLGTQSTAFHADIGSCSSCHVEHLGNNQRPINMDHKVLAKIGRQHLPPKEREWMENLAAPHKRISVLETPLNCASCHSNEEPHRGLFGTDCVICHSTVAWAVPEFQHPAATSTECAQCHQAPPSHYMEHFKMVSMKVSGVMHAEVSQCFLCHKTNSWNDIKNVGWYKHH, encoded by the coding sequence ATGAAGCTTTGGCCACATTTTTTAGTCGCGCTAGTTGTCATGGGTGCCCTGTCAATGTGGGTCTATTACGGTGGTGCGCATCCTGGCGGCAAGGCCTCGGGCCTACTTGATAAAATAACCTGGCAACGCATGGCAAACCCCGGTCCGCTGACGGGTGGTCATGCTTTCCTCGAGCACGACTGCGCTGCTTGTCATACGTCAGTCAAAGGTGTAGAGGCAAACAATTGTATCGTCTGCCACGCCAACAATAAGGCCTTGCTGGGGACACAGTCCACCGCTTTTCACGCAGATATCGGTAGTTGTAGCAGTTGCCATGTAGAGCATCTGGGGAATAATCAGCGCCCCATAAATATGGATCATAAGGTGTTGGCCAAAATTGGTCGGCAGCATTTGCCACCTAAAGAGCGCGAGTGGATGGAAAATCTGGCAGCACCGCATAAAAGAATATCTGTGCTCGAAACCCCTTTAAACTGCGCTAGCTGTCACAGCAACGAGGAACCGCATCGCGGCCTCTTTGGCACCGACTGCGTCATTTGCCACTCAACGGTCGCATGGGCCGTACCCGAATTCCAACATCCGGCGGCGACGTCTACAGAGTGCGCGCAATGTCATCAAGCCCCGCCGAGCCATTACATGGAACATTTCAAGATGGTGTCAATGAAAGTATCGGGCGTGATGCATGCCGAGGTTTCTCAATGCTTTCTCTGCCATAAAACCAATAGCTGGAATGACATCAAGAACGTCGGTTGGTACAAACATCACTAA
- a CDS encoding DUF1622 domain-containing protein — protein sequence METPLHFAMLILEGIGGFIIVGAAGLSSFDLVRTWFTKGLRVDIEPLRLQFGQRLVLALEFLIAADILATLHTPTLEGIALLGSVIVVRTVLSLGIAYELRHAFCSVTEHKNYESHPPGSELEDSVRTTSPARKHWR from the coding sequence ATGGAAACGCCGCTACATTTCGCCATGTTGATTCTGGAAGGGATCGGAGGCTTCATTATTGTCGGTGCTGCAGGACTGTCATCATTTGATCTTGTACGTACCTGGTTCACCAAAGGGCTACGGGTAGATATCGAACCACTCAGACTACAATTCGGTCAGCGTCTGGTCTTGGCGCTGGAATTTCTCATTGCGGCAGACATTCTTGCCACGTTGCATACCCCTACTCTGGAAGGCATTGCGTTGTTGGGTTCGGTGATTGTTGTGAGAACAGTACTGAGTCTGGGTATCGCGTACGAGCTCCGACATGCATTTTGCTCAGTCACCGAACACAAAAATTATGAATCACACCCTCCGGGATCGGAACTAGAAGATTCTGTACGCACAACTTCGCCCGCTCGAAAACACTGGCGGTGA
- a CDS encoding Tn3-like element IS3000 family transposase — MAFEERVQILSEAEQDELYGPPAFTSADQRFFFSLNDKELAIAKSLRHRGQRYMLVVLLGYFKAKPVVLNPGFHQIKQDLKYVYQTVLPGPGCRPFNLTPKENERIYQRVFQLCNYQRWNVKDHGAALRDYLSQQARAWTAPRHLFDAAIEYCSGQKIAIPAYSTLQKIISQVVGDEQEHMAAHLERAMSRGLKQALAELVNGTGPLPFRQLRQSARNFTGTELEKELIVYRHIQHWMPEVDLLLSTLSLSQKNLQHLAEKVDYYGAKLKRQTVGSQWLYLLCYLQTRWQQALERIADGFVHHVRQTKQKAKDYAQEAVFKDWQKAAKNVSKAAEVLHLFIDDSIDLQLPFATVRQQALSLLTKRDLESVCLFLNEQRRSVDEAMWQYCDEKESLRKGLLRELFLCLRFEGCDGTQHLAAALAKTQNELNGQDAQLQTADTRLLSKKSREFLLDGEGNILIDRYEWFLYQQIPDRLNGQLTLPDITKYRALDADLIDGEHWRKNKYTLLQQSHFTKLAEEPEKLIKQMAMELDTRLYEVGEYLEQEDNRNIILRNPQGKRFWRLPSASKHHLVNNPFFQQIPTTGVADVLRMVDRDTGFIDCFAHVLGSQSRSRSHEYDLLAILVGNATNQGIYGMAQISDRTYDQLSTIQANYLRLETLNAANDNINNATAKLPIFRYYNIQEDVIHASADGQKFEARRETFKTRYSSKYFGTQKGVSAMTLIANHAAINARVIGANEHESHYIFDLLMSNTSDIIPDVLSTDTHGVNHVNFALLDLFGYQFAPRYAQVGKVINDMFDVKEDKEHRIQLCLKKPINTHRIAQHWDTIQRIAVSLKQRKTTQATLVRKLSEYKRNHPLLEALTEYNRLVKANYLLCYIDDASLRNYVQRALNRGEAYHQLRRAVSSVNGDQFRGSSDEEIQLWNECARLVTNAIVYFNSRILSQLLTSFEYQGDTKRIDIVKQASPVAWHNINLKGTYHFELSEKLPDLEELMRSIEGYLPVSEK; from the coding sequence ATGGCATTCGAAGAACGTGTCCAAATCTTGTCCGAGGCAGAACAAGATGAGTTATATGGACCCCCCGCTTTCACCTCCGCCGACCAACGCTTCTTTTTCTCGCTGAACGATAAGGAACTGGCGATCGCTAAAAGCCTCCGTCATCGGGGCCAGCGTTACATGCTGGTGGTACTGCTGGGCTATTTCAAAGCCAAGCCGGTGGTGCTGAATCCCGGCTTTCATCAGATCAAGCAGGACCTCAAATACGTTTATCAAACCGTTCTACCAGGCCCAGGCTGTAGACCCTTTAATCTCACGCCAAAAGAGAACGAACGGATTTACCAACGTGTTTTCCAGCTCTGCAACTACCAGCGCTGGAATGTCAAAGACCATGGAGCGGCGTTGAGAGATTACTTATCCCAGCAAGCCAGAGCCTGGACAGCGCCTAGGCACCTCTTCGATGCGGCCATTGAATATTGTTCGGGGCAGAAGATCGCAATCCCTGCCTACAGCACGCTGCAAAAGATCATCAGTCAGGTGGTGGGAGACGAACAGGAACACATGGCCGCGCACCTTGAGCGTGCAATGTCACGCGGTCTTAAGCAAGCACTGGCGGAGCTCGTGAACGGCACAGGTCCACTGCCGTTCCGACAGTTGCGACAATCGGCTCGTAACTTCACCGGAACCGAGTTGGAGAAAGAACTGATTGTCTATCGCCATATCCAGCATTGGATGCCGGAAGTGGATCTGCTGTTGAGCACGCTATCACTGTCGCAGAAAAATCTGCAACACCTGGCAGAGAAAGTCGACTACTACGGTGCCAAACTGAAACGTCAAACCGTAGGCAGCCAATGGCTGTATTTATTGTGCTATCTTCAAACGCGATGGCAGCAAGCGCTGGAACGTATTGCCGATGGCTTTGTGCATCATGTCAGACAGACCAAACAGAAGGCAAAGGATTATGCGCAGGAAGCGGTGTTTAAGGATTGGCAAAAAGCAGCTAAAAATGTCAGCAAGGCAGCTGAAGTACTGCACCTGTTCATTGATGACAGCATTGATCTGCAACTACCGTTTGCAACAGTAAGACAGCAAGCACTGAGCCTGCTGACCAAAAGGGATCTGGAATCTGTATGTCTCTTCCTGAACGAGCAGCGACGATCGGTCGATGAAGCCATGTGGCAGTACTGCGACGAGAAAGAAAGTCTGCGGAAAGGTTTGCTGCGAGAGTTGTTCCTATGTCTGCGCTTCGAAGGCTGCGACGGCACCCAGCACTTAGCGGCCGCCTTGGCGAAAACACAAAACGAACTCAACGGCCAGGACGCTCAGTTGCAAACTGCCGACACCAGACTCCTTTCCAAAAAATCACGTGAATTCCTGCTGGATGGTGAAGGGAATATCCTGATCGATCGTTATGAGTGGTTCCTCTATCAACAGATTCCTGATCGCCTGAATGGCCAGCTGACGCTGCCTGATATCACTAAATACCGGGCACTCGACGCCGACCTGATCGACGGGGAACATTGGCGAAAAAACAAATATACGCTGCTTCAACAGAGCCATTTTACAAAATTAGCGGAGGAGCCTGAAAAGCTGATCAAACAGATGGCCATGGAATTGGATACCCGTTTGTACGAAGTCGGCGAATATCTTGAACAGGAAGACAACCGGAATATCATCTTGCGTAATCCGCAGGGTAAACGCTTCTGGCGCCTGCCTTCGGCCAGCAAACATCATCTGGTCAACAATCCCTTCTTCCAGCAAATTCCCACAACGGGGGTTGCGGATGTACTGCGCATGGTTGATCGTGACACCGGTTTCATTGACTGCTTCGCTCATGTGCTGGGTTCCCAATCCAGAAGCCGTTCCCATGAATATGACCTGTTGGCAATTCTGGTCGGCAATGCAACCAATCAAGGCATTTACGGCATGGCACAGATCTCTGATCGTACCTATGATCAGCTCAGCACTATCCAGGCGAACTATCTTCGCCTGGAAACATTGAATGCTGCTAACGACAACATCAATAACGCGACAGCCAAGCTACCCATCTTCCGGTACTACAACATCCAGGAAGATGTGATCCACGCCAGTGCCGATGGTCAAAAGTTCGAAGCCCGGCGCGAGACCTTCAAAACCCGTTATTCGTCGAAGTACTTTGGCACTCAAAAAGGTGTTTCTGCCATGACCTTGATCGCCAATCACGCTGCGATCAACGCCAGAGTGATCGGCGCCAACGAACATGAATCGCACTACATCTTTGATTTGTTGATGAGCAATACGTCAGACATCATTCCGGATGTGCTCTCAACCGATACCCATGGGGTGAACCATGTGAACTTCGCGTTACTGGATCTGTTCGGATACCAGTTTGCCCCACGCTATGCCCAGGTTGGCAAAGTGATCAATGACATGTTTGATGTCAAGGAAGACAAAGAACACCGAATTCAGCTGTGCTTAAAAAAGCCAATCAATACCCATCGTATTGCGCAGCACTGGGATACCATCCAACGGATTGCAGTATCACTTAAGCAGCGGAAAACAACGCAAGCCACCTTGGTGAGAAAGCTCTCGGAGTACAAGCGCAATCACCCGCTGCTGGAAGCCCTGACGGAATACAATCGCCTGGTGAAAGCGAATTATCTACTGTGCTACATCGATGATGCCAGTTTAAGAAACTATGTTCAGCGCGCGCTGAACCGGGGAGAGGCCTATCACCAACTGCGTCGGGCCGTGAGCAGCGTCAATGGGGATCAGTTCCGGGGCAGTTCAGACGAAGAAATCCAGCTATGGAATGAGTGCGCTCGCCTGGTCACCAATGCCATCGTTTACTTCAACTCCAGGATACTCAGCCAGCTGTTGACCAGCTTCGAATACCAAGGAGATACCAAGAGAATAGATATCGTCAAACAGGCATCCCCTGTGGCCTGGCACAACATTAACCTCAAGGGGACTTACCACTTCGAATTGAGCGAAAAATTGCCAGATCTGGAGGAGCTTATGCGCTCAATCGAGGGATATTTACCCGTCAGCGAAAAGTAA